TTCTCCTGGAAGCAGAAGACGGACGGCGGTTTGAATTTCGCGGGAAGTGATTGTCGAGCGCTTGTTGTAGTGAGCAAGACGGGAGGCTTCGGCGGCAATACGTTCAAAGATGTCGTTGACGAAGCTGTTCATGATGCTCATAGCCTTTGAAGAAACGCCAGTGTCGGGATGGACTTGCTTCAACACCTTGTAGATGTAGATGGCATAGCTCTCCTTCCTgcgctgcttcttcttcttcttgtcgcCCTTGACAATGTTCTTCTGGGCCTTGCCGGATTTCTTCGCGGCCTTTCCACTGGTTTTCGGTGCCATCGCTATAGGTTTGACGTTGTTTTCGATCCAAAGGGAAACAGAAACTGATGCCGTTCGACCGGAGCGGTTTATCTTTTATACTCGTAGAATAGAGAGCACCGCTACGCCCCTTCGATTTGTTTGCTGTTTCGATGTTTCCACTTCTACCTCCCTGGTATTGGTACATCGCAGTGCTGCGCATGTATAAAATAACCCTCGTTCTGGCGATTCCCCATCAGTACAGTTTACGTACGCTTTGTAAACGTTTCTCTGTTAGTTAAACTCAAACCTACTATCTCATAATGTCTGGCCGCGGCAAAGGAGGCAAAGTTAAGGGAAAGGCAAAGTCCCGTTCCAACCGGGCAGGATTGCAGTTCCCGGTCGGTCGTATCCACCGTCTGCTCAGGAAGGGCAACTACGCCGAGCGAGTTGGTGCTGGCGCTCCAGTCTACTTGGCTGCCGTCATGGAATATCTGGCTGCTGAAGTTCTGGAATTGGCGGGAAACGCTGCTCGTGATAACAAGAAGACCAGAATCATTCCCCGTCATCTGCAGTTGGCCATCCGTAACGATGAGGAATTGAACAAACTGCTGTCTGGCGTTACCATTGCACAGGGTGGTGTGTTGCCAAACATTCAGGCTGTTCTGTTGCCCAAGAAAACCGAAAAGAAGGCCTAAATTACTTCCCGCTCGACTGAAGACCGTGCGCATCAAACcaaaaccgtccttttcaggacgacaatattCGTTCTACCGCTAGAGAGTTGTTCGAAATTATGTATTTGGTGTAAAGTAAACTATTGTATAAGTACGTCTAGGTGTCAATTGCAAATAATATCCAACTACTATCGGCACACAGCACGTCAGCCACTCGCCGTCGTTGGTGGTGCTACCAATCG
The nucleotide sequence above comes from Aedes aegypti strain LVP_AGWG unplaced genomic scaffold, AaegL5.0 Primary Assembly AGWG_AaegL5_hic_scaff_741_PBJ_arrow, whole genome shotgun sequence. Encoded proteins:
- the LOC110681348 gene encoding histone H2B; translation: MAPKTSGKAAKKSGKAQKNIVKGDKKKKKQRRKESYAIYIYKVLKQVHPDTGVSSKAMSIMNSFVNDIFERIAAEASRLAHYNKRSTITSREIQTAVRLLLPGELAKHAVSEGTKAVTKYTSSK
- the LOC110681345 gene encoding histone H2A translates to MSGRGKGGKVKGKAKSRSNRAGLQFPVGRIHRLLRKGNYAERVGAGAPVYLAAVMEYLAAEVLELAGNAARDNKKTRIIPRHLQLAIRNDEELNKLLSGVTIAQGGVLPNIQAVLLPKKTEKKA